The following are from one region of the Quercus robur chromosome 1, dhQueRobu3.1, whole genome shotgun sequence genome:
- the LOC126703776 gene encoding uncharacterized protein LOC126703776, with translation MPRRMIHLNRPFRFQSFWLSDPSFPTVVSHAWKNSGKLSENIENFVKEASSWNKHHFRNIFEKKKKIKARLNGIQRALAINPSPSLIHLESQLLKDLDVVCGQETELWALKARINWLVLGDRNTSFYHILALTRRKQNLITSVKNGASDWIMEEREVMNFFKEGFYKLYTTAQESASGNISYNSHWQAKISEEENASISHLVTEEEISAALWSLKAFKAPRLNGLHAGFFHRFWITVGDSVREEVKKAFRERKIPKYLNNTSIVLIPKMQGPESIGNYRPISLSAFVPDRKGVDNAIIVQEIIHTIGKTRGKVGHMALKIDLKKAYDKLEWSFIRCMLQRFNFPDILIEIIMSCITTATTSILFNGGSLEPFEPTRGIR, from the exons ATGCCTAGAAGGatgatccatctcaataggcCGTTTAGATTTCAAAGTTTTTGGCTTTCTGATCCTTCTTTTCCGACGGTGGTTAGTCACGCTTGGAAGAATTCGGGAAAGTTATCGGagaatattgaaaattttgtgaagGAGGCCAGCTCATGGAATAAGCACCACTTCagaaatatatttgaaaaaaagaagaaaattaaggCTAGACTGAATGGGATTCAAAGGGCTCTGGCAATTAACCCCTCTCCATCTCTGATTCATTTGGAATCCCAACTCCTTAAGGATTTGGATGTTGTGTGCGGCCAAGAAACTGAACTTTGGGCTCTAAAAGCTAGAATTAATTGGCTGGTTTTGGGAGATCGAAATACTTCTTTCTATCACATTTTGGCCTTGACTAGAAGGAAGCAGAATTTAATTACTTCAGTTAAAAATGGAGCGAGTGATTGGAttatggaagagagagaagtaatGAATTTTTTCAAAGAGGGTTTCTATAAGCTTTATACCACAGCTCAGGAGTCGGCATCTGGGAATATTAGCTACAACTCTCATTGGCAAGCCAAGATTTCGGAGGAAGAGAATGCTAGCATCAGCCATTTGGTGACTGAAGAAGAAATCTCTGCTGCCTTATGGTCCTTAAAGGCTTTTAAAGCCCCGAGACTGAATGGGTTGCATGCAGGGTTCTTTCACAGGTTTTGGATCACTGTTGGTGACTCGGTTAGAGAAGAGGTGAAGAAGGCTTTTAGGGAAAGGAAAATCCCAAAGTATCTCAACAATACTAGTATTGTGCTAATTCCAAAGATGCAAGGTCCCGAGTCCATTGGAAACTACCGTCCTATCAGCCTAT CTGCATTTGTGCCCGATAGAAAGGGGGTGGACAATGCAATTATTGTTCAAGAAATTATTCATACAATTGGTAAAACCAGAGGTAAAGTGGGGCATATGGCACTCAAAATCGACCTAAAGAAGGCTTATGATAAGCTGGAATGGAGCTTTATTAGATGCATGCTGCAAAGATTTAACTTCCCGGACATTCTCATAGAGATTATCATGAGTTGCATCACTACGGCTACTACTTCCATCCTCTTCAATGGCGGAAGCCTTGAGCCTTTTGAACCAACGAGAGGGATAAGATAA